In one window of Prevotella sp. E13-17 DNA:
- a CDS encoding tetratricopeptide repeat protein: MQQNETLNAIIELIENRRLGKAIDELENYLLSHTSMRDMEILSGIRSDYQLMAEYWQRGYADPKRAELYDSLLRRLYMLTVNVMIHQRIRNSSFLNSLYNRPRQIRKDWSMSNVKHDLETFVSTVAILELEPPHTRQAKLDLVYQEHQDMMHDLFDYILTSRLWKDCLADAFEDIILSPTIDVNDQQLIVSAITISAMNAFGPNKFKVLMHVYQKATDERLRQRALVGWVLSMNAERALLYTEMKDLIREVCSDERCCQEITELQLQMLYCMDVENDSKKIRNEIMPDLMAGNNLRITRHGIEQLEDDSLEDILHPEASEQNMERMEKSMQKMIDMQKQGSDIFFGGFSQMKRFPFFNDALNWFMPFYPQHPSISQMWNNSKAKNILHNLTKTSAFCDSDLYSFVLAFDQVYRHMPSDMVKMLNDGEASAVILGAQIADDERRNPAFVRRLYLQNLYRFFMLFPYRNEFQNPFAADASLIEYAFFGNKLFRETPLESRFVEVAAFMVKHHYYKEAQSVLENCSEKTRDYQFYMLKGSILRHFDRINSYQYQMALSLKPYDERAMAALARAYFSEGAYEGAMKIYDDLLVEHPDNKGYQLNNAICLIHVKRYEDAMKLLYQLSYLYPEDVEIQRVFAWGLTVNRKFEQAEKIYSQLLSAEEPNIQDTLNYGYCLWFEGKPLDASSIFRALNVKHVDFEREFKYEEDLIASMGIDNAELHLMLDTISVGH, from the coding sequence ATGCAACAAAATGAAACGCTCAATGCGATTATCGAGCTCATCGAAAATCGAAGATTAGGTAAGGCTATTGACGAACTTGAAAACTATCTATTATCACACACTAGTATGCGGGATATGGAGATACTTTCTGGCATCAGGTCTGATTATCAGTTGATGGCAGAATATTGGCAACGTGGGTATGCCGATCCTAAACGTGCAGAATTATATGATAGTTTGCTTCGTCGTCTCTATATGCTGACAGTTAATGTAATGATACATCAGCGTATTCGCAATAGTTCCTTCCTGAACTCCCTATATAACCGTCCCCGACAGATCCGAAAAGATTGGTCTATGTCCAATGTGAAACATGATCTTGAGACGTTTGTTTCTACAGTGGCCATTCTTGAACTCGAGCCTCCTCACACGAGACAGGCAAAACTTGATCTAGTCTATCAAGAACATCAGGACATGATGCACGACCTTTTCGACTATATTCTAACGTCACGTCTGTGGAAGGATTGTCTGGCAGATGCTTTTGAAGACATCATATTGTCGCCAACGATTGATGTGAACGATCAACAGCTCATCGTGAGTGCTATCACAATATCTGCTATGAACGCTTTCGGACCTAATAAGTTCAAGGTTTTGATGCACGTCTATCAAAAGGCTACAGACGAGCGACTTAGGCAGCGCGCTTTAGTAGGGTGGGTGCTTTCGATGAATGCCGAGCGAGCATTACTCTACACAGAAATGAAGGATCTGATTCGTGAGGTTTGCAGCGATGAGCGTTGTTGTCAGGAGATAACCGAGCTGCAGCTGCAGATGCTCTACTGTATGGATGTGGAGAATGACAGCAAGAAAATACGAAATGAGATTATGCCTGACCTGATGGCTGGCAATAACCTGCGAATCACGCGCCATGGAATTGAGCAATTAGAAGACGACTCCTTGGAAGATATCTTGCATCCTGAAGCTTCAGAGCAAAATATGGAGCGCATGGAGAAGAGCATGCAAAAGATGATTGACATGCAGAAACAGGGCTCTGATATTTTCTTCGGTGGCTTTTCTCAGATGAAGCGCTTCCCCTTCTTTAATGATGCGCTCAACTGGTTTATGCCTTTCTATCCTCAGCATCCAAGTATCAGCCAAATGTGGAACAACTCAAAGGCAAAGAATATTCTGCATAATCTCACCAAGACGAGTGCCTTTTGCGACAGTGACCTTTACTCATTCGTGTTGGCTTTCGACCAAGTGTATCGTCATATGCCAAGTGATATGGTGAAGATGTTAAACGATGGCGAAGCTTCTGCTGTCATCTTGGGTGCCCAAATTGCTGATGACGAGCGTCGAAACCCAGCCTTTGTCAGAAGGCTATACCTGCAAAACCTCTATCGCTTCTTTATGCTCTTCCCTTACCGTAATGAGTTTCAGAATCCATTTGCAGCTGATGCTAGTTTGATAGAATACGCCTTCTTTGGCAATAAGTTGTTTAGGGAAACTCCACTTGAGAGTCGTTTTGTCGAGGTGGCAGCCTTCATGGTCAAGCATCATTACTATAAAGAGGCGCAGAGTGTGTTGGAGAACTGTAGCGAAAAGACACGTGATTATCAGTTTTACATGCTTAAAGGCAGTATTTTGCGACATTTTGATCGCATCAATTCCTACCAGTATCAGATGGCTCTCAGTTTGAAGCCTTATGATGAAAGAGCTATGGCAGCCTTGGCACGAGCCTACTTTTCAGAAGGCGCCTATGAGGGAGCCATGAAGATATATGATGATTTGCTTGTTGAACATCCTGATAATAAGGGTTATCAGTTGAACAATGCGATATGCCTTATTCACGTTAAGCGTTATGAGGATGCCATGAAATTACTCTATCAATTGTCTTATCTTTATCCCGAAGATGTTGAGATTCAACGTGTATTTGCTTGGGGGCTTACTGTCAACCGCAAGTTTGAACAAGCAGAAAAAATTTATTCACAGTTACTTTCTGCCGAGGAACCAAATATACAAGACACCTTGAACTATGGCT